The following are encoded together in the Candidatus Dormiibacterota bacterium genome:
- a CDS encoding amino acid permease produces the protein MSSLYLGILYGLVAVGFVFIVLFIMRGRVKPLERILAEGSDSEHGLKRSLGPWALTAMGIGAIIGTGIFVLTGVASATRAGPSITFSFVVAGVVSALAALCYAEVSSKIPISGSAYTYTYATLGEFLAWIIGWDLVLEYALGAATVSIGWSGYFANIMHQWGIPISPLWANGPHWGLAGQAGVSGYANLPAAAIILVITALLAKGTRESGTVNAIIVAVKVAIVLFFIVIGVGHINPANYHLPPGGLAGMGGYFPFGWTGMLGGAAFIFFAYIGFDAVSTTAEEAKNPGKDLPFGIIVSLAICTILYIIVVAILNGMVPFYKLNVAFPVAFAMNYVGLGWAGVIISLGAIAGLTTVLLVMMFGQSRIFYAMSRDGLIPPSFTRIHPTWRTPIFSTVFFGICIAAIAAFTPINIVGSLTNMGTLSAFILVSLAVPVLRRRHPDLKGAFTLPFGPYLIPVLSAVTALGLIYYLKVGNPVAWGFFPIVWLWFLIWLIAGLLFYFVYGRHKSTVALSEAQGLAVRQPPVN, from the coding sequence ATGTCGTCACTCTACCTCGGGATTCTGTACGGTCTCGTCGCCGTTGGCTTCGTATTCATCGTCCTCTTCATCATGCGCGGACGCGTGAAACCGCTGGAGCGGATCTTAGCCGAAGGCAGCGACTCGGAACACGGCCTCAAGCGTTCGCTCGGGCCCTGGGCCCTGACCGCGATGGGGATCGGCGCGATCATCGGCACCGGCATCTTCGTTCTCACGGGCGTAGCCTCGGCCACGCGGGCCGGTCCGTCGATCACGTTCTCGTTCGTCGTGGCCGGCGTCGTCAGCGCGCTCGCGGCACTCTGCTACGCCGAGGTCTCCAGCAAGATTCCGATCTCGGGCAGCGCGTACACCTACACGTACGCGACGCTCGGTGAGTTTCTCGCGTGGATCATCGGTTGGGATCTCGTACTCGAATATGCGCTCGGCGCGGCCACGGTCAGTATTGGGTGGTCGGGCTACTTCGCGAACATCATGCACCAGTGGGGAATCCCGATTTCGCCGCTGTGGGCGAACGGCCCACATTGGGGGCTTGCGGGTCAGGCCGGCGTTTCCGGATATGCGAATCTTCCCGCGGCGGCAATCATCCTCGTCATCACCGCGCTGCTCGCGAAGGGCACGCGCGAATCCGGCACGGTGAACGCCATCATCGTGGCGGTCAAAGTGGCCATCGTGCTCTTCTTCATCGTGATCGGAGTCGGGCACATCAACCCCGCGAACTATCATCTGCCACCCGGTGGGCTAGCAGGCATGGGGGGGTATTTCCCGTTCGGCTGGACTGGGATGCTCGGCGGCGCGGCATTCATCTTCTTCGCGTACATCGGATTCGACGCCGTTTCGACGACCGCCGAGGAGGCGAAGAATCCCGGCAAAGACCTGCCCTTCGGCATCATCGTGAGCCTCGCGATTTGCACGATTCTCTATATCATCGTCGTCGCGATCCTCAACGGTATGGTGCCGTTCTATAAACTCAACGTCGCCTTCCCGGTCGCCTTTGCGATGAACTACGTCGGCCTCGGCTGGGCGGGCGTCATCATCTCGCTCGGGGCGATCGCCGGTCTCACGACGGTATTGCTCGTCATGATGTTCGGTCAGAGTCGAATTTTTTACGCGATGTCCCGCGACGGTTTGATTCCGCCATCGTTCACGCGCATTCATCCAACATGGCGCACACCGATCTTCTCGACGGTTTTCTTCGGCATCTGCATCGCGGCGATCGCAGCCTTCACCCCAATCAACATCGTGGGTTCGCTCACGAACATGGGCACGCTCTCCGCGTTCATCCTCGTTTCGCTCGCGGTCCCGGTTCTGCGCAGGCGACACCCCGATCTGAAGGGCGCGTTCACGCTCCCGTTCGGGCCCTATCTGATCCCGGTTCTTTCCGCGGTGACTGCGCTCGGCCTGATCTATTACCTCAAGGTCGGTAACCCGGTAGCGTGGGGATTCTTCCCAATCGTCTGGTTGTGGTTCCTCATCTGGCTTATCGCAGGGCTTCTCTTCTACTTTGTGTACGGCCGGCACAAGAGCACGGTCGCACTCTCCGAAGCGCAAGGGCTCGCAGTCCGGCAACCGCCCGTAAACTAG
- a CDS encoding hydantoinase/oxoprolinase family protein, with product MDVGGTFTDVVAIDAGTRGLVASVKVPTTHHAAEGVAAGIVAGIERLLERAQIASGDVAFIAHSTTQATNALLEGDVARVGIVGLLDRLNVVARAQMQIPPFDLTPGVRFAPGIAFARAGDDASARAAVDALVAQGVEAIAVTRAFGVDRPDAEERAAEYARTRGTFATSGHDVSSTYGLRARTRTAALNAAILPRMVETARTTAQAVCKADIRAPLMVMRSDGGVMDVREIERRPIHTLLSGPAAGVAGALLYEQVSDGIFIEVGGTSADCSAIRAGRPQMRAARIGGRRMMLRTLDVRTIGVAGGSMLRVDAHGITDVGPRSAHIAECAYASFVSPQRLEGARVSRLAPTPGDPPDYVVLVANDGGRIALTPTCAANVLGYVPEHAFARGNAEAARLGFALLARELGSSADALARRTLEIAGRKLRACVEALVLDYGLDPAIVVLVGGGGGAAALVPFVAEQMKLPHRIAKDAEVLSPIGVALALVRDSVERTIVEPTPEEIAQLRREASDRVIAAGAAPDRVEVSVEIDAQRNRVRATASGATALVEGVALEAVSENDVRAAAAASLRARADTLARVELTPALTGYGSGRDLRVLDERGVIRLSLRGARLTRTRCSDLETELRSSIEDATSFGDVGRALPELYLLHGARIADFSGLASADQAIALAREEVTGRKADDLVAILAVPRAA from the coding sequence GTGGACGTCGGTGGAACCTTTACCGACGTCGTAGCGATCGACGCTGGGACGCGCGGACTCGTTGCGAGCGTCAAGGTTCCGACGACGCACCACGCAGCCGAGGGCGTTGCCGCAGGAATCGTCGCGGGCATCGAGCGGCTGCTGGAACGCGCCCAGATCGCGTCGGGCGACGTGGCATTCATCGCGCACTCCACGACGCAGGCGACGAACGCCCTGCTCGAAGGCGACGTCGCTCGCGTCGGCATCGTCGGCTTGCTCGACCGGCTCAACGTGGTTGCGCGCGCGCAGATGCAGATTCCACCGTTCGATCTGACGCCGGGCGTGCGTTTCGCGCCGGGGATCGCCTTTGCTCGCGCGGGCGACGACGCCTCGGCGCGCGCTGCGGTCGACGCGCTCGTCGCACAAGGCGTCGAGGCGATCGCCGTGACGCGGGCCTTCGGCGTCGATCGCCCTGACGCCGAAGAGCGCGCCGCTGAGTACGCGCGAACGCGGGGTACCTTCGCGACGAGCGGTCACGACGTCAGCTCGACGTACGGTCTTCGAGCGCGCACGCGTACGGCGGCGCTCAATGCGGCGATTCTTCCGCGCATGGTGGAGACGGCGCGCACGACGGCGCAGGCCGTGTGCAAAGCCGACATTCGCGCGCCGCTGATGGTCATGCGTAGCGACGGCGGGGTGATGGACGTGCGCGAGATCGAACGGCGGCCCATTCACACGCTGCTCTCGGGCCCGGCCGCCGGCGTGGCGGGAGCGCTGCTCTACGAGCAGGTGAGCGACGGCATCTTCATCGAGGTCGGGGGAACGAGCGCCGACTGCTCGGCCATACGCGCCGGGCGCCCGCAGATGCGTGCCGCGCGCATCGGTGGCAGGCGCATGATGCTTCGAACGCTCGACGTGCGCACGATTGGCGTTGCCGGCGGCAGCATGCTGCGCGTCGACGCGCACGGTATCACCGACGTCGGACCTCGTTCCGCGCACATCGCAGAGTGTGCGTACGCAAGCTTCGTATCGCCGCAGCGACTCGAGGGAGCGCGGGTATCGCGGCTCGCGCCGACGCCGGGCGATCCACCCGATTACGTAGTGCTCGTTGCAAACGACGGCGGGCGAATCGCGCTGACGCCGACATGCGCCGCCAACGTGCTCGGGTACGTTCCCGAGCACGCGTTCGCACGCGGGAACGCCGAGGCGGCTCGGCTCGGCTTCGCGTTGCTCGCTCGCGAGCTTGGAAGTAGCGCGGACGCGCTCGCGCGCAGAACGCTGGAGATCGCCGGGCGCAAGCTGCGCGCGTGCGTCGAAGCGCTTGTGCTCGACTACGGGCTCGACCCCGCCATCGTCGTGCTCGTCGGCGGCGGAGGAGGCGCGGCGGCACTCGTGCCGTTCGTCGCCGAGCAGATGAAGCTGCCGCATCGCATCGCGAAGGACGCCGAGGTCCTGTCGCCGATCGGCGTGGCGTTGGCGCTCGTGCGCGACTCGGTGGAACGTACGATCGTGGAGCCCACACCTGAAGAGATCGCGCAGCTTCGCCGCGAGGCGAGCGATCGCGTCATTGCAGCCGGAGCGGCGCCGGATCGCGTGGAGGTGAGCGTCGAGATCGACGCGCAGCGCAATCGCGTTCGCGCAACTGCCTCCGGAGCGACGGCGCTCGTCGAGGGGGTTGCGCTCGAAGCGGTAAGTGAGAACGACGTGCGCGCGGCGGCCGCCGCGTCGTTGCGCGCGCGGGCCGACACGCTCGCGCGGGTCGAGCTCACGCCCGCGCTGACCGGGTACGGCAGCGGACGCGACCTTCGCGTGCTCGACGAGCGCGGCGTCATTCGTCTCTCGTTGCGCGGCGCGCGTCTCACGCGTACCCGTTGCAGCGATCTCGAAACGGAGCTGCGCTCGTCAATCGAGGATGCTACGAGCTTCGGCGACGTCGGTCGCGCGCTTCCGGAGCTCTACCTCCTGCACGGCGCGCGCATTGCCGATTTCAGCGGCCTTGCGAGCGCCGATCAGGCGATCGCGCTCGCACGTGAAGAGGTCACCGGTCGTAAAGCCGATGACCTCGTCGCGATTCTCGCCGTGCCGCGTGCCGCCTAG
- a CDS encoding glycoside hydrolase family 20 zincin-like fold domain-containing protein: MIGALLFGSFAVALHLLPRPSSVSVVPSCSAPPPHAIAASFDAGARREIDERWSALGAGTLHVAREPDIVVRHDAALPAQAYRLWVGRSGAIIWSSGSDGAFYAAMTLAQLPERAARGWRVPCVRIDDRPALRWRVLSDDVSRGPLPTMRYFEERIRTIAAFKMNGYSPYMEHVFVSPTDPLPAPLDGITPAQLRALARYARIFHVALIPEQQTFAHMHNTLKIERYAGAAEFPHGFLLSPASARASAYLARIIRQELAAVPHPPFFHIGSDETATLGQGTTAAFVATHGGRSRVYADHVNAMARLIAPSGARVMLWDDGIENDPSIMRMIERKAVIVNWHYDAEPSFEKYIRLIASGGFAQMVAPGASNWNEIYPDIATAIANERRFIDEGKAAHVLGLFQTVWHDDGETLYEATWYPVLYAASAAWERRDSDPARFRRDFPAAFFGIDDPRYGDDVAELGDALTRLNAAHAGPSDALFWGDPFDRFLQDRLSHVDLRAVRLEVERAETHLLLHRPPLHANAAAVMFLAARRYDVLAREYQIGREVRDDYASPSFRSLLWSTYWMWELRDDFEELAPLYERAWRYESRPSHLASNLERYHLAAGRAIERADALARVTRENFLQHQPLPPLDDVIALPRGGTQP; encoded by the coding sequence CATCGTCGGTATCCGTCGTGCCGTCGTGCAGCGCACCGCCCCCGCACGCCATCGCGGCGAGCTTCGACGCCGGGGCGCGCCGCGAGATCGACGAGCGCTGGAGCGCACTCGGCGCAGGCACGCTTCATGTTGCGCGCGAGCCCGACATCGTGGTTCGCCACGACGCGGCTCTGCCTGCGCAAGCGTATCGTCTGTGGGTCGGCCGCAGCGGTGCGATCATCTGGAGCTCCGGAAGCGACGGCGCGTTTTATGCGGCGATGACGCTCGCGCAGTTGCCCGAGCGTGCCGCTCGCGGTTGGCGCGTGCCGTGCGTGCGGATCGATGATCGCCCGGCGTTACGCTGGCGCGTGCTCTCGGACGACGTCTCGCGGGGGCCTCTGCCGACGATGCGCTACTTCGAGGAACGCATTCGCACGATCGCCGCCTTCAAGATGAACGGCTACTCGCCGTACATGGAGCACGTTTTCGTCTCTCCAACGGATCCGCTGCCGGCGCCGCTCGACGGCATTACCCCCGCGCAGCTACGCGCGCTCGCGCGCTACGCTCGCATCTTTCACGTGGCGCTGATCCCCGAGCAGCAGACCTTCGCGCACATGCACAACACTCTGAAGATCGAACGGTACGCCGGTGCGGCGGAGTTTCCGCACGGCTTCTTGCTCTCTCCGGCGTCGGCTCGAGCGTCGGCGTATCTCGCACGCATCATCCGCCAGGAGCTTGCTGCCGTTCCCCATCCGCCGTTCTTTCACATCGGCTCCGACGAAACCGCGACGCTCGGCCAAGGCACGACGGCGGCGTTCGTCGCGACGCACGGCGGCCGGTCACGAGTTTATGCGGATCACGTCAACGCGATGGCGAGGCTCATCGCGCCCTCGGGAGCGCGCGTCATGCTCTGGGACGACGGCATCGAGAACGATCCGTCGATCATGCGCATGATCGAGCGCAAGGCGGTCATCGTAAACTGGCATTATGATGCCGAGCCCTCGTTCGAAAAGTACATCCGCCTGATCGCGAGCGGTGGCTTCGCACAGATGGTGGCTCCGGGGGCGAGCAACTGGAACGAGATCTATCCGGACATCGCGACGGCGATCGCGAACGAGCGCCGTTTTATCGACGAGGGGAAAGCCGCGCACGTGCTCGGCCTCTTCCAGACCGTTTGGCACGATGACGGCGAGACGCTCTACGAAGCGACGTGGTATCCCGTGCTGTACGCGGCGAGCGCCGCGTGGGAGCGGCGCGACAGTGATCCTGCCCGGTTCCGGCGCGATTTTCCCGCAGCGTTCTTCGGCATCGACGACCCACGATACGGCGACGACGTCGCCGAGCTCGGCGACGCGCTCACGCGCTTGAACGCGGCGCATGCGGGCCCGAGCGACGCGCTCTTCTGGGGCGACCCGTTCGACCGATTTCTCCAGGATCGTTTGTCGCACGTCGATCTGCGCGCCGTGCGTCTCGAGGTCGAGCGGGCCGAGACGCACCTGCTCCTGCATCGGCCTCCATTGCACGCAAACGCCGCTGCGGTGATGTTTCTGGCGGCTCGGCGGTACGACGTTCTCGCCCGCGAGTACCAGATCGGCCGCGAGGTTCGAGACGACTACGCCTCGCCATCGTTTCGCAGCCTGCTCTGGAGCACGTATTGGATGTGGGAGCTACGCGACGACTTCGAAGAGCTGGCGCCGCTTTACGAGCGAGCGTGGCGCTACGAGAGCAGACCATCGCACCTCGCGAGCAATCTCGAGCGCTATCACCTTGCAGCCGGGCGCGCGATCGAGCGAGCCGACGCGCTCGCGCGCGTGACGCGTGAGAATTTTCTCCAGCACCAGCCGCTCCCGCCGCTGGACGACGTCATCGCACTGCCTCGCGGCGGAACGCAACCCTGA